From a region of the Cognatiyoonia koreensis genome:
- a CDS encoding MFS transporter has translation MQNRAFLFILATLLIDAIGIGIVFPIMPDLMDRVGAGSTAEGSVWAGLMMSAYAGMMFLCGPAVGSLSDAIGRKPVLLAALALLAIDYVIMALAGTFWLLLVGRLVAGMAGSTYITATAFIADISSPEDKAARFGMIGAAFGIGFVIGPALGGIAATWHITAPFWIAAMLAGLNVLFGIFVLPESLPSEKRRKMVKRDINPFTAIFAAFRMPGLAIPLVCLFTFEFANMVYPTLWAFWTREVFGWGTALIGMSLAIYGVMLAGVQGGLMPVLIKRFGEMTVLWMGLTSAVVGMIGFGFTNTLFGLGLFLVLAALSDLTPPLMTAMSSNMVDEQRQGMLQGVIASLSSVAAIVAPLIMTGVFGWFSGPNAAVYFPGAPFILSAVLILAIVPLVLRMSRQAAFTLD, from the coding sequence ATGCAGAACCGTGCGTTTCTTTTCATTCTGGCGACGTTGCTGATTGATGCCATCGGGATCGGGATCGTGTTTCCGATCATGCCCGATCTGATGGACCGAGTCGGGGCGGGATCGACGGCGGAAGGGTCGGTCTGGGCGGGTCTGATGATGTCGGCCTATGCGGGGATGATGTTTCTGTGCGGACCTGCCGTTGGATCGCTTTCTGATGCCATCGGGCGCAAGCCCGTGCTGCTTGCCGCCCTTGCCTTGCTGGCGATCGACTATGTCATCATGGCACTGGCCGGCACTTTCTGGCTGTTGCTGGTCGGGCGGCTGGTCGCCGGCATGGCCGGGTCCACCTATATCACGGCCACAGCATTTATCGCCGATATCTCGAGTCCCGAAGACAAGGCCGCACGCTTTGGCATGATCGGGGCGGCCTTCGGGATCGGGTTCGTCATCGGCCCGGCGCTGGGCGGGATCGCTGCGACCTGGCACATTACCGCCCCGTTCTGGATCGCGGCGATGCTGGCCGGGCTGAACGTTCTTTTCGGGATCTTCGTGCTGCCCGAAAGCCTGCCGTCTGAAAAACGCCGCAAGATGGTCAAGCGCGATATCAACCCGTTCACGGCGATCTTTGCGGCGTTCCGGATGCCCGGACTTGCGATCCCGCTGGTCTGCCTGTTCACCTTTGAATTTGCCAATATGGTCTATCCTACGCTTTGGGCGTTCTGGACGCGCGAAGTGTTCGGCTGGGGCACCGCGTTGATCGGGATGTCGCTTGCGATCTATGGCGTAATGCTGGCGGGCGTGCAGGGCGGGCTGATGCCAGTGCTGATCAAGCGGTTCGGCGAGATGACCGTGCTTTGGATGGGCCTGACATCTGCGGTGGTGGGGATGATCGGGTTCGGCTTTACAAATACGTTGTTCGGGCTTGGTCTGTTTCTGGTGCTGGCGGCCCTGTCCGATCTGACGCCGCCGCTGATGACGGCGATGTCGTCCAATATGGTTGACGAGCAGCGGCAGGGCATGTTGCAGGGTGTAATCGCGTCACTGTCGTCAGTGGCAGCCATTGTCGCGCCGCTGATCATGACGGGTGTGTTCGGCTGGTTTTCCGGCCCGAACGCGGCGGTCTATTTTCCCGGCGCGCCCTTCATACTGTCGGCGGTGCTGATCCTGGCCATTGTTCCGCTGGTGCTGCGCATGTCGCGGCAGGCGGCGTTTACGCTCGACTGA
- a CDS encoding DUF1127 domain-containing protein codes for MAFTTQSHAGISFAERWAAFRSDMAEAHVRRKTYRITRNELSNLSDRELNDLGISRAMIKRIAMEAAGYV; via the coding sequence ATGGCATTTACGACACAATCACACGCAGGCATCTCTTTTGCGGAACGCTGGGCCGCTTTCCGGTCCGATATGGCCGAAGCCCACGTACGGCGCAAGACATACCGCATCACAAGAAACGAACTGTCCAACCTGTCGGACCGTGAACTCAACGACCTCGGCATCAGCCGGGCGATGATCAAGCGGATCGCAATGGAAGCGGCCGGTTACGTCTAG
- a CDS encoding ester cyclase, with translation MKLLTLTAVTALATGLVAPLLADDNAAMTAALAELAQHQAEDAKIAEHLNTFDVLDFEVFSNQQWDRLHESHADDVIVHWPDGRTTTGIDVYIEDLKAFFVFAPDTKIETHPIRIGQGEWTGVVGEIKGTFTEPMPIGDGQFIQPTGNSYSLTMATIGHWTAAGNMSEEYLFWDNDSFYKQMACGTNCGLDTDPCPPRRRGGI, from the coding sequence ATGAAACTGCTTACATTGACTGCCGTGACTGCCCTTGCAACTGGTCTTGTCGCACCGCTTTTGGCCGATGACAACGCCGCAATGACGGCCGCGCTGGCTGAACTGGCACAGCACCAAGCTGAAGACGCGAAGATCGCTGAACATTTGAACACGTTCGATGTTCTGGACTTCGAAGTCTTCTCAAATCAACAATGGGACCGGCTGCATGAAAGCCACGCCGATGACGTGATTGTGCACTGGCCCGACGGGCGCACCACGACCGGAATTGACGTTTATATCGAAGACCTGAAAGCTTTCTTCGTCTTTGCCCCGGACACCAAAATCGAAACCCATCCAATCCGTATTGGCCAAGGAGAATGGACAGGTGTCGTTGGTGAAATTAAAGGTACGTTTACAGAGCCTATGCCCATCGGTGATGGTCAATTCATTCAACCCACCGGCAACTCCTATTCCCTGACCATGGCCACAATCGGCCACTGGACCGCAGCAGGGAATATGAGCGAAGAATATCTGTTTTGGGACAATGACAGCTTCTATAAACAGATGGCCTGCGGGACTAACTGCGGGCTCGATACAGATCCATGCCCTCCCAGACGCCGGGGGGGCATTTAA
- a CDS encoding LysR family transcriptional regulator, translating to MDIVDGLRAFVATVQTGSFTAAADQMGISNRLTSKYVAELETRLGVRLLQRTTRKVGLTPAGEDLLARAPALLDELDDLLTEAGEGSRGFKGTIRVSAPVTFGEIYVAGMLGRFGAEHPDLRIDLRLSDRYVDLARDGIDLAFRIGVTQTLSVKARKLGMLEIMAAASPSYLADHGEPIQPHELSDHACIVDTNRHATHKWGFFKGGEDHSVSTAGRYMVNSAHAACELAMDGHGIVYVPKFSLSAAIEARRLKRVFPGFEGETLPVSAVYLEGRTLPRKLRALIDFAQSDIRRSGLL from the coding sequence ATGGATATCGTCGACGGACTCCGCGCCTTTGTGGCCACGGTGCAGACCGGTTCCTTTACCGCAGCCGCAGACCAAATGGGCATTTCAAACCGGCTGACATCAAAATACGTCGCCGAGCTTGAGACCCGCCTTGGCGTTCGCCTGTTGCAACGCACCACCCGTAAAGTGGGGCTGACCCCCGCTGGCGAAGACCTTTTGGCGCGCGCGCCGGCCCTGCTGGACGAGCTTGACGATCTGTTGACCGAAGCGGGCGAAGGGTCGCGCGGATTCAAAGGCACCATCCGGGTGTCTGCCCCCGTGACCTTTGGCGAAATTTATGTGGCCGGGATGCTGGGCCGGTTTGGCGCAGAACACCCCGACCTGCGGATCGACCTGCGCCTGAGCGATCGTTATGTCGACTTGGCGCGTGACGGGATTGATCTGGCGTTTCGCATTGGCGTCACACAGACTTTATCCGTCAAGGCACGCAAGCTGGGGATGTTGGAAATCATGGCCGCGGCCTCGCCCAGCTATCTGGCGGACCATGGCGAGCCAATCCAGCCGCACGAGCTGAGCGACCATGCGTGCATCGTGGACACCAACCGCCACGCCACACACAAATGGGGGTTCTTTAAGGGCGGGGAAGACCACAGCGTCTCGACCGCCGGGCGGTATATGGTGAACTCGGCCCATGCCGCTTGCGAGCTGGCCATGGACGGGCATGGCATTGTGTACGTGCCGAAATTCTCTCTGTCAGCGGCGATTGAAGCGAGACGTCTAAAACGCGTTTTCCCAGGGTTTGAGGGCGAAACGCTGCCCGTCAGCGCCGTCTATCTTGAGGGCCGGACCCTGCCGCGCAAACTGCGCGCACTGATCGACTTTGCGCAAAGCGACATCCGCCGTTCAGGGCTTTTGTAG
- a CDS encoding DoxX family protein encodes MIDQKTAPYAATVLRIATGIMFIAHGLTKVLVFTVPGTVGYFESLGLPAIVAYLTILAELAGGTALILGVATRVISLAVLPVLLGAVWVHSGNGWMFSGAGGGWEFPLFWAVAQGAVALLGSGAYALKLPVVEKVLGQYA; translated from the coding sequence ATGATTGACCAAAAAACCGCTCCCTATGCCGCGACTGTTCTGCGTATCGCAACCGGCATCATGTTTATCGCCCATGGCTTGACCAAAGTTTTGGTCTTCACCGTGCCCGGCACGGTCGGCTATTTCGAAAGCCTTGGCCTGCCCGCCATCGTCGCCTATCTGACCATTCTTGCCGAGCTGGCAGGTGGCACCGCATTGATCCTTGGCGTCGCAACACGCGTGATTTCTTTGGCTGTCCTGCCCGTTCTTTTGGGCGCTGTTTGGGTGCATTCCGGCAATGGCTGGATGTTCAGCGGCGCTGGTGGCGGCTGGGAATTCCCACTGTTCTGGGCCGTCGCACAAGGCGCAGTGGCCTTGCTGGGCAGCGGTGCCTACGCGCTGAAACTTCCCGTCGTCGAAAAAGTGCTGGGTCAGTACGCTTGA
- the ygiD gene encoding 4,5-DOPA dioxygenase extradiol has protein sequence MSATQSLRQLKDSLNASDRMPLVFLGHGSPMNAIEDTAYSRSWTDLGCALPRPQAILVVSAHWMTRGTTLVDVSAMPQTIHDFVGFPHELFKESYPAKGNPDLAREVVTLLASHRSQEDDTWGLDHGAWTVLKFMYPDADVPVFQLSIDMTKDLNWHLETGKLLSDLRDRGVLILGSGNVVHNLRALDWVHGQPQDWATEFDTLFADRLADRDFAALTNRPQLGALLNKAHPTLDHYIPTLTIAGASDTRDQLTFMNDSFDLGTLSMRSFVFHAM, from the coding sequence ATGAGCGCCACCCAATCCCTTCGGCAGTTGAAAGACAGCCTAAACGCGTCCGACCGCATGCCGTTGGTTTTTCTAGGGCACGGATCGCCCATGAACGCCATCGAGGATACCGCCTATAGCCGCAGCTGGACCGATCTGGGCTGCGCCCTGCCGCGTCCGCAGGCGATTTTGGTGGTCTCGGCCCATTGGATGACGCGCGGCACAACGCTGGTGGACGTGTCGGCCATGCCACAAACGATCCATGATTTTGTGGGCTTTCCCCATGAGCTGTTCAAGGAAAGCTACCCCGCAAAAGGCAACCCCGATTTGGCACGTGAAGTGGTGACGCTGTTGGCCAGCCATCGTTCTCAAGAGGACGACACTTGGGGGCTTGATCACGGCGCATGGACGGTTTTGAAGTTCATGTATCCGGATGCGGATGTGCCGGTGTTTCAGCTGTCCATCGACATGACCAAAGACCTGAACTGGCATCTTGAGACCGGAAAGCTGCTGTCAGACTTGCGGGATCGCGGTGTGCTGATCCTTGGCTCTGGCAATGTGGTGCATAACCTACGCGCGCTGGATTGGGTCCATGGTCAGCCACAAGATTGGGCGACCGAGTTTGACACACTATTTGCTGACCGACTGGCCGACCGCGATTTCGCCGCCCTGACAAACCGCCCGCAGCTAGGCGCGCTTTTGAACAAGGCACACCCGACGCTGGATCACTATATCCCGACGCTGACCATTGCTGGGGCCTCGGATACGCGCGACCAGCTGACGTTTATGAATGACAGTTTTGATCTGGGAACGCTGTCGATGCGCTCCTTTGTTTTTCACGCGATGTGA
- a CDS encoding Mrp/NBP35 family ATP-binding protein has translation MPADRDSILATLARITLPNGSNLVEKDMIRALTVDGDKVRFVIEAESAEVAAQMEPVRRAAETAVQALEGVSGVSVILTAHGPSAPPAQSPAPPSLKIGGHPKPQAGPTKPAGVDRIIAVGSGKGGVGKSTVSSNLAVALAREGRRVGLLDADIYGPSQPRMMGVSKRPGSPDGKTIIPLQAHGVTMMSIGLMMDPNKAIVWRGPMLMGALQQMLGQVQWGELDILIVDLPPGTGDVQLTLCQKTQLTGAIVVSTPQDVALIDARKAIDMFNTLHTPILGLIENMSTFHCPNCGHEAHIFGEGGVRKEAEAIGAPFLGSLPIDLDTRLAGDGGTPIAATDSPMAEAYRQLARRFIEGGMA, from the coding sequence ATGCCTGCAGATCGCGACAGCATCCTTGCAACGCTTGCCCGGATCACCTTGCCCAACGGCAGCAATCTTGTCGAAAAGGATATGATCCGCGCGCTGACTGTCGACGGCGACAAGGTCCGGTTCGTTATCGAGGCGGAAAGCGCCGAAGTTGCCGCCCAGATGGAACCTGTGCGCCGCGCGGCTGAAACCGCAGTCCAGGCGCTTGAAGGTGTCTCCGGCGTATCGGTTATTCTGACGGCGCATGGTCCGTCCGCGCCGCCGGCCCAATCCCCGGCACCGCCATCGTTGAAAATCGGGGGCCACCCCAAGCCGCAGGCCGGTCCCACCAAACCCGCGGGTGTAGATCGCATCATCGCTGTGGGATCGGGTAAGGGCGGCGTGGGCAAATCGACCGTGTCCTCGAACCTTGCCGTGGCGCTGGCGCGCGAAGGCCGCCGTGTCGGTCTGCTGGATGCCGATATCTATGGCCCCTCGCAGCCGCGCATGATGGGTGTCAGCAAGCGTCCCGGCAGCCCCGATGGCAAGACCATCATCCCTTTGCAGGCCCACGGCGTGACGATGATGTCGATCGGTCTGATGATGGATCCCAACAAGGCAATTGTCTGGCGTGGCCCGATGTTAATGGGCGCGCTGCAGCAGATGCTGGGGCAGGTGCAATGGGGTGAACTGGATATTCTGATCGTCGACCTGCCGCCCGGCACGGGCGATGTGCAACTGACGCTGTGCCAGAAAACGCAGTTAACCGGTGCAATCGTAGTGAGCACCCCGCAGGACGTGGCCTTGATCGATGCGCGCAAGGCGATTGATATGTTCAACACGCTGCACACGCCGATCCTTGGACTGATCGAGAATATGTCGACGTTCCATTGCCCGAATTGCGGACATGAGGCGCATATCTTTGGCGAAGGCGGCGTCAGGAAAGAGGCAGAGGCCATTGGTGCGCCGTTCCTTGGCAGCCTGCCGATTGATCTGGATACGCGCCTTGCAGGGGATGGCGGCACCCCCATCGCCGCCACTGACAGCCCAATGGCAGAGGCCTATCGCCAGCTTGCACGCCGTTTCATCGAAGGTGGGATGGCCTGA
- a CDS encoding glutathione S-transferase family protein, whose amino-acid sequence MLVSGKWVENWQPVQNADEHGRFLRQVSSFRNWITPDGRAGPTGTGGFKAEAGRYRLYVALICPWASRTLIARKLKRLEDILPITVVNPTLTDQGWSFGGYPGADDDPLFGASYMHQVYTQADPNFTGRATVPVLWDMKQNVMVNNESADILRMLDTAFEGLVPSDLRLYPDDLADQIDTLNAPIYDKLNNGVYRAGFASSQEAYDEAITGIFDTLDMLESLLQGDYLFGDRLTETDIRVFVTLIRFDAAYHGLFKTNRLRIADYPKLSAYMERILNLPGVIDTVNMDHITHGYYSIKALNPLGIRPTGTWAYRKAAGRSAGGVKGQWFIVGDTNEG is encoded by the coding sequence ATGCTTGTGAGCGGTAAATGGGTTGAGAATTGGCAGCCGGTGCAGAACGCGGATGAACACGGGCGCTTCTTGCGTCAGGTCTCGTCCTTTCGCAATTGGATCACTCCGGATGGCCGCGCCGGCCCCACGGGCACGGGTGGCTTTAAGGCCGAGGCGGGGCGCTATCGCCTTTATGTGGCGCTGATCTGCCCATGGGCGTCGCGCACCTTGATCGCGCGTAAACTAAAAAGGCTTGAGGACATCCTGCCCATCACCGTGGTGAACCCGACCTTGACCGACCAAGGCTGGAGCTTTGGCGGATATCCCGGCGCCGATGATGACCCGCTGTTTGGGGCCAGCTATATGCACCAGGTTTACACGCAGGCCGATCCAAACTTCACCGGGCGCGCGACGGTGCCCGTGCTGTGGGACATGAAACAAAACGTCATGGTGAACAACGAAAGCGCAGACATCCTGCGCATGTTGGACACAGCGTTTGAAGGGCTGGTCCCGTCCGATCTGCGCTTGTATCCGGATGACCTTGCCGACCAGATCGACACCTTGAACGCCCCGATCTACGATAAACTGAACAACGGCGTCTACCGCGCCGGTTTCGCATCCTCGCAGGAGGCCTATGACGAGGCGATCACTGGCATTTTCGACACGCTCGACATGCTCGAGTCCCTGTTGCAAGGCGACTATCTGTTTGGCGATCGTTTGACCGAGACAGATATCCGCGTGTTCGTGACCTTGATCCGCTTTGATGCGGCCTATCACGGGCTGTTCAAGACCAACCGTCTGCGCATCGCGGACTATCCCAAACTGTCCGCCTATATGGAGCGCATCCTGAACTTGCCCGGCGTTATCGATACGGTGAACATGGACCATATCACCCACGGCTACTATTCGATCAAAGCGCTGAATCCGCTCGGCATTCGTCCCACAGGGACTTGGGCATATCGAAAAGCTGCTGGCCGCAGCGCGGGCGGTGTGAAGGGGCAATGGTTCATCGTTGGCGACACAAATGAGGGATGA